One genomic segment of Oncorhynchus kisutch isolate 150728-3 linkage group LG15, Okis_V2, whole genome shotgun sequence includes these proteins:
- the LOC109904846 gene encoding calcium/calmodulin-dependent protein kinase kinase 1-like, whose protein sequence is MSEDTDGLAELDSEHNAELADMVAAMSMASNRMTPPNGHRRPPAPARRKLSLSDRKLSLQERSTQPREARQPTIESKRVSISDSQNCIQLNQYKLKDELGKGSYGVVRLAYNEDDEQYYAMKVFSKKKLMKMCGFPRRPPPRGASTEQGLPPKPLGPLERVYQEIAILKKLDHLNIVNLVEVLDDPAEDNLHMAFELMPKGPVMEVPSDTPFTEGQARFYFRDILLGIEYLHYQKIIHRDIKPSNLLLGDNGHVKIADFGVSNQFEGSDALLSSSAGTPAFMAPEMMTDHEQSFTGKALDVWAMGITLYCFVYGKCPFIDEYIIGLHNKIRNRPVEFPDMPEVCKELKDLIVRMLDKNPYTRITIPEIKEHPWVTEDGTDLLPLEEEHCTVVEVTEEEVQNSIKLIPSLSAVILVKSMLRKRSFSNPFVCQNRRAERSMSAPGGFLADSWGILESKVHPSLRKSSRVGELDGSVEGELEDLTEDDGTFA, encoded by the exons ATGAGTGAAGACACTGATGGACTGGCAGAGCTGGACTCTGAGCACAATGCAGAGCTGGCCGACATGGTGGCCGCCATGAGCATGGCATCCAACCGGATGACCCCGCCCAACGGTCACCGAAGGCCCCCTGCACCAGCGCGCCGGAAGCTGTCATTGTCAGACAGGAAGCTATCATTGCAGGAGCGATCGACCCAGCCGCGAGAGGCCCGACAGCCCACCATCGAGTCCAAGCGGGTGTCCATTTCAGATTCCCAG AATTGTATCCAGCTCAACCAATACAAGTTGAAGGATGAGCTTGGAAAG GGCTCATATGGGGTGGTGAGATTAGCTTACAATGAAGATGATGAACAATACTAT GCAATGAAAGTTTTTTCAAAAAAGAAGTTGATGAAGATGTGTGGATTTCCTC GGCGTCCCCCTCCTCGAGGAGCCAGCACAGAACAGGGACTGCCACCCAAACCCCTGGGGCCACTGGAGAGAGTCTACCAGGAGATCGCCATCCTGAAGAAACTAGACCACCTTAACATTGTCAATTTGGTGGAG GTTCTCGATGATCCTGCTGAAGATAATCTCCACATGG CCTTTGAGTTAATGCCAAAAGG CCCAGTGATGGAGGTGCCCTCAGACACTCCTTTCACAGAGGGACAAGCCCGCTTCTACTTCAGAGACATCCTCCTGGGGATTGAATACT TGCACTACCAGAAGATCATCCACAGAGACATCAAGCCTTCCAACCTGTTGCTGGGAGACAATGGGCATGTGAAGATTGCAGACTTTGGTGTCAGTAACCAGTTTGAGGGGAGTGATGCTCTCCTGTCCAGCTCAGCAGGGACTCCAGCCTTCATGGCCCCCGAGATGATGACTGACCATGAACAGAGCTTTACTGGCAAG GCCTTGGATGTGTGGGCCATGGGAATTACCCTGTACTGCTTTGTCTATGGGAAG TGCCCTTTCATCGATGAATACATCATTGGTCTGCACAATAAGATCAGGAACAGGCCTGTGGAGTTCCCAGACAT GCCGGAGGTTTGCAAGGAGTTGAAGGATCTTATTGTAAGGATGCTGGATAAAAATCCTTATACAAGGATCACCATTCCTGAAATCAAG GAGCACCCGTGGGTGACGGAGGATGGCACTGACCTTCTACCCCTGGAGGAGGAACACTGCACCGTGGTGGAGGTCACTGAGGAGGAGGTCCAGAACTCTATCAAACTCATCCCCAGTCTGTCTGCTGTG ATCCTGGTGAAGTCCATGCTGAGGAAGAGGTCCTTCAGTAACCCTTTTGTGTGTCAGAACAGGAGGGCAGAGAGGTCCATGTCTGCTCCAGGAGGTTTCCTTGC